From the genome of Dehalococcoidia bacterium:
TCAAGACCTTCGTCCTGATGGCCGGTGACAGCGATTACATCCGTATCGTGGCGCGGCTGCGAAACCGCCAGCAGAAGGACGTCGTCATCGCCGGCGTGCCCGGCAGCATCAGCCGGGACCTGATCCGCGCCGCGAACATCGAGGACAGCATCGAGCCGGTAGCGCCGGTCGAGATCGACGAGCACAAGCTCATTCGCATCATCTACAACTACGAGGAGTCCCGCCGGCCAGGCATCTTGCCGACCTTCCGCTACATGCTCCAGTACGTGTCCGACCCCCGGAACATCGACGTGATCAGCCCCCAGCTTGCCCCCAGCAAGCTCAATGACTTCGTGCGGAGCGGCATTCTGGAGCAATTCGAGACGCAGGGAAACGCGGGAACCCCTGTGCGTGTGACTCGCCTCAACCACGAACACCCCACCGTGAAAGAGGCGTTGAAGGACATCTAACGGCGGGGCGGGAGGCTTCGGCGGTAATATAGAGCGTCCGGCGCTGAGAGGCCCTTCTGACTGCCACCGACACTACTCACAATCTCCTACGCGGCCTCCAGGAGGCGCTCGGTCCG
Proteins encoded in this window:
- a CDS encoding NYN domain-containing protein — its product is MTDRLTDEVALFIDLENITTALWNKFQQAPDAASWVEKARKYGPISFARAYGDFSQPHLARLESDLRAYGIEKFDCPTKQRGGLTQSTVDANIIYDLFEVAQDRPAIKTFVLMAGDSDYIRIVARLRNRQQKDVVIAGVPGSISRDLIRAANIEDSIEPVAPVEIDEHKLIRIIYNYEESRRPGILPTFRYMLQYVSDPRNIDVISPQLAPSKLNDFVRSGILEQFETQGNAGTPVRVTRLNHEHPTVKEALKDI